The following are from one region of the Denitrobacterium detoxificans genome:
- a CDS encoding NAD(P)-binding protein: protein MSTVKFGAHAHADARIGEFVTKFPRRVEATPPGMCPVAVVQSLLQTFAVQTCGKCVPCRDGLPQLAKLLQSVLDCQASPEDLERMRALAEVVADSSDCAIGYQAARSLLEGMELFADEFASHVNEHRCLSDVEQTVPCETLCPAHVNVPAYVALAGEGDFAGAIGMIRKDNPFPTACAYVCEHPCETRCRRKLIDAPINIRGIKKYAVDNMAADKVPTPKRNPDTGRSVAVIGGGPAGMTSAYYLALMGHKVTVFESHPELGGMMRYAIPPYRFPRKRLDEDINAILSVGNIDVRYNTTITAESMKDIAESFDAVYVAIGAQTGRTLSIPGAEGARGIIPAIDALAHAGLPTFPDMEGKNVVVVGGGNVAMDAARSSVRAGAATVTVAYRRRLEDMTALETEIHSAIEEGVEMLMLQSPASVETDDEGNCVALITQPQMISAVKRGRPAPVAANKPEVRIPADLILVAIGQDIVSAPFEEFGMKANRGCFAANAELQAEGFQNVFVGGDCQTGPKTVIMAIAAGKVAARNIDEYLGFHHTLDCGVDVPVAAPNDLTEYGRVDVVERPARERKHDWNAVEVEMTKEEAVQECGRCLRCDHFGCGTLVGGRVEID, encoded by the coding sequence ATGTCAACAGTTAAGTTCGGCGCGCACGCTCATGCGGATGCGCGTATCGGCGAGTTTGTGACGAAATTCCCTCGCCGTGTAGAGGCTACGCCGCCGGGCATGTGCCCCGTTGCGGTCGTTCAGTCGTTGCTGCAGACTTTCGCGGTCCAGACGTGCGGAAAGTGCGTCCCCTGTCGCGATGGTCTGCCCCAGCTTGCGAAGCTGCTCCAGTCGGTGCTGGATTGCCAGGCTTCCCCCGAAGACCTGGAGCGCATGCGCGCTCTGGCGGAAGTCGTTGCCGATTCGTCCGACTGCGCCATCGGCTATCAGGCTGCCCGGTCCTTGCTGGAGGGCATGGAGCTGTTCGCGGACGAATTCGCCAGCCATGTGAATGAGCATCGCTGCCTTTCCGATGTGGAGCAGACGGTACCCTGCGAAACGCTGTGCCCCGCGCACGTGAACGTACCTGCGTACGTTGCGCTGGCGGGCGAGGGCGATTTCGCTGGCGCCATTGGCATGATCCGCAAGGACAACCCGTTCCCCACGGCCTGCGCCTACGTGTGCGAGCATCCGTGCGAGACGCGTTGCCGCCGCAAGCTCATCGACGCTCCCATCAACATTCGCGGCATCAAGAAGTACGCGGTCGACAATATGGCCGCCGACAAGGTGCCCACGCCCAAGCGCAATCCCGATACCGGCCGTAGCGTTGCCGTTATCGGCGGTGGTCCCGCTGGTATGACCAGCGCGTATTACCTGGCGCTTATGGGGCATAAGGTAACGGTGTTCGAAAGCCACCCCGAGCTGGGCGGCATGATGCGCTACGCCATCCCGCCGTACCGCTTCCCCCGCAAGCGCCTAGACGAAGATATCAACGCCATCCTTTCCGTTGGCAACATCGACGTTCGCTACAACACCACCATCACCGCGGAAAGCATGAAGGACATCGCGGAGTCGTTCGACGCCGTGTACGTGGCCATTGGCGCCCAGACGGGCCGCACGCTTTCCATTCCGGGTGCCGAAGGCGCCCGTGGCATCATCCCCGCCATCGACGCGCTTGCGCATGCGGGCCTGCCCACGTTCCCCGACATGGAGGGCAAGAACGTAGTGGTCGTAGGCGGCGGCAACGTTGCCATGGACGCGGCTCGCTCGTCGGTGCGCGCCGGTGCCGCCACCGTCACGGTTGCCTACCGTCGTAGGCTCGAGGACATGACGGCTCTGGAAACCGAAATTCACAGCGCCATCGAAGAGGGTGTGGAGATGCTCATGCTCCAGTCGCCCGCTTCCGTGGAAACCGACGACGAGGGCAACTGCGTGGCCCTTATCACGCAGCCCCAGATGATCAGCGCCGTGAAACGCGGTCGCCCCGCACCCGTGGCTGCCAACAAGCCAGAGGTGCGCATTCCCGCCGATCTCATCTTGGTCGCCATCGGCCAGGACATCGTGTCGGCTCCGTTCGAGGAGTTCGGCATGAAGGCCAACCGTGGCTGCTTTGCCGCTAACGCCGAACTGCAGGCGGAAGGCTTCCAGAACGTATTCGTTGGCGGCGACTGCCAGACGGGCCCCAAGACCGTCATCATGGCCATTGCCGCAGGCAAGGTTGCCGCGCGCAATATCGACGAGTATCTGGGCTTCCATCACACGCTCGATTGCGGCGTGGATGTGCCCGTCGCGGCTCCCAACGACCTTACGGAATATGGTCGCGTGGACGTCGTGGAGCGCCCCGCGCGCGAGCGCAAGCATGATTGGAATGCCGTCGAGGTCGAAATGACCAAGGAAGAAGCCGTGCAGGAGTGCGGCCGTTGCCTTCGCTGCGATCACTTCGGTTGCGGCACGCTAGTGGGAGGACGTGTTGAAATTGACTAA
- a CDS encoding helix-turn-helix transcriptional regulator: protein MLSVLFYYTLGVMFVYMMASATSLSAYFVSHRKSFLLLTLCFVFYFIDVSLVFKDDFITPTAILNASSFWDVGNPQATIISGAGMFLFLWLAICSYLGKVNRVLVTAPIVAYILASLIAFNAIGNVQAREFCFYSMREVLLFWMAGVIAYWYATGDEVLRAALRRHRVAYWVSLACTVGIVLENVYFQLIFDPSTLPNDMWFFSERNPMENMLFLTLAVTTMRAANETLRLRYDAPPEREDEAMEESIARVLPLYAKKNGLSKRERDVIRLIVMGKDNQNIASDLNLALSTVKVHVHNILKKTSQPDRHSLVRDFWSA, encoded by the coding sequence ATGCTTTCCGTTTTGTTCTACTACACGCTTGGCGTGATGTTCGTCTACATGATGGCTTCCGCCACGAGTCTTTCGGCGTACTTCGTCTCGCATCGCAAGTCGTTCCTCCTCCTAACGCTCTGCTTCGTCTTCTACTTCATCGACGTGTCGTTGGTGTTCAAGGACGACTTCATCACGCCCACCGCCATCTTGAACGCCTCCTCGTTCTGGGACGTGGGCAACCCGCAGGCCACCATCATCAGCGGAGCGGGGATGTTCCTGTTCCTCTGGCTTGCCATCTGCAGCTACTTGGGCAAGGTGAACCGCGTGCTCGTCACCGCGCCCATCGTGGCGTACATCCTGGCCAGCTTGATCGCGTTCAATGCAATCGGCAACGTGCAGGCACGGGAGTTCTGCTTCTACAGCATGCGCGAGGTGCTCCTGTTCTGGATGGCGGGCGTAATCGCATACTGGTACGCAACGGGCGACGAAGTGCTTCGCGCCGCCCTAAGGCGCCATCGCGTGGCCTACTGGGTCTCGCTTGCCTGCACCGTGGGCATCGTGCTGGAAAACGTCTACTTCCAGCTGATTTTCGACCCCTCTACCCTACCCAATGACATGTGGTTCTTCAGCGAGCGCAACCCCATGGAAAACATGCTGTTCCTCACTTTGGCCGTTACGACGATGCGCGCTGCGAACGAAACGCTTCGCCTGCGCTACGACGCCCCGCCCGAACGCGAAGACGAAGCCATGGAAGAATCAATCGCGCGCGTCTTGCCGCTCTACGCCAAGAAGAACGGGCTCTCGAAGCGCGAACGCGACGTCATCCGCCTCATCGTCATGGGCAAGGATAACCAGAACATCGCGAGCGACCTGAACCTGGCCCTTTCCACGGTGAAGGTACACGTGCACAACATCCTGAAGAAGACGTCCCAACCCGATCGCCACTCCCTCGTACGCGATTTCTGGAGCGCATAG
- a CDS encoding YfcC family protein: protein MSEVAASAPVGVDEPVGKKGRGKRKFSFPSAFTILFAVTIIAALCTYFVPAGQYSKLLYDSDTGMLQMTAPSGEVVELDATQETLDELGVKIDIDQFTSGAITKAVSIPGTYESLPQNPFPFTDIPYAMVYGVIDGIDVMVFILCLGGLIGAVKATGAFESGLTALTRKTKGREFLLVFGVSCFMIFGGTMCGLEEEAVAFYPILAPVFIALGYDSIVTVGAIFMASSVGTTFSTVNPFSAVIASNAAGTVFTEGLWVRLLGLIVASVVYLLYLHWYSKKVKANPEFGYAYEDSAKFNAMWKLEEDAGEKHVFTARKKIVLCIFVAAFIIMIVGVMSLGWWFPQMAAEFVTLAIAVMLIGGCGKQGIGESKMVEAFSAGASSLVPVALIIGLARGVNYVLNSGLISDTMLYSASNVVAGMSGPVFIIALLLIFFVLGFVVPSSSGLAVLSMPIFAPLADTVGIPRWIIVAAYQFGQYAMLYIAPTGLIMATLQMLDMKMSHWFRFVWPMMVFTLVFGAVLLSICTIVFAV from the coding sequence ATGTCTGAGGTTGCGGCAAGCGCTCCGGTCGGCGTAGACGAGCCGGTCGGGAAGAAGGGGCGGGGCAAGCGGAAGTTCAGTTTCCCCTCGGCGTTTACCATTCTGTTTGCGGTTACGATCATCGCGGCGCTGTGCACGTACTTCGTGCCGGCGGGCCAGTATAGCAAGCTGCTGTATGACAGCGACACGGGCATGCTGCAGATGACGGCCCCGTCGGGCGAGGTAGTGGAGCTGGACGCCACGCAGGAAACGCTTGACGAGCTGGGCGTGAAAATCGACATCGACCAGTTCACGTCGGGCGCCATCACGAAGGCCGTAAGCATCCCGGGCACCTACGAGAGCCTGCCGCAGAATCCCTTTCCATTTACCGATATCCCGTACGCCATGGTCTATGGCGTTATCGACGGCATAGACGTGATGGTCTTCATCCTGTGCCTAGGCGGTCTCATTGGCGCGGTGAAGGCAACGGGCGCATTCGAAAGCGGCCTTACCGCACTCACGCGCAAGACGAAGGGCCGCGAGTTCCTGCTGGTCTTTGGCGTGTCGTGCTTCATGATCTTCGGCGGCACGATGTGCGGCCTGGAAGAGGAGGCCGTTGCGTTCTATCCCATCCTGGCACCCGTGTTCATCGCGCTTGGGTACGACTCTATCGTGACCGTGGGCGCCATTTTCATGGCAAGCTCCGTGGGCACGACGTTCTCCACGGTCAACCCGTTCTCGGCGGTCATTGCATCGAATGCCGCCGGCACCGTGTTCACCGAGGGCCTGTGGGTGCGTCTGCTGGGCCTGATCGTGGCGTCGGTGGTGTATCTGCTGTACCTGCACTGGTATAGCAAGAAGGTGAAGGCGAACCCCGAGTTCGGCTATGCCTACGAGGACAGCGCCAAGTTCAACGCCATGTGGAAGCTGGAAGAGGACGCGGGGGAGAAGCACGTCTTCACCGCGCGCAAGAAGATCGTGCTGTGCATCTTCGTGGCCGCCTTCATCATCATGATTGTGGGCGTCATGAGCCTGGGCTGGTGGTTCCCGCAGATGGCCGCCGAGTTCGTAACGCTCGCCATTGCCGTGATGCTCATTGGCGGCTGCGGCAAGCAGGGCATCGGTGAGTCCAAGATGGTAGAGGCCTTCAGCGCCGGCGCGTCCAGCCTGGTGCCCGTTGCCCTGATCATCGGCCTGGCACGTGGCGTGAACTACGTTTTGAACTCGGGCCTTATCAGCGACACCATGCTCTACAGCGCCAGCAACGTGGTTGCGGGCATGAGCGGCCCCGTGTTCATCATCGCGCTACTGCTCATCTTCTTCGTGCTGGGCTTCGTGGTTCCCTCGTCGAGCGGTCTGGCCGTGCTGAGCATGCCCATCTTCGCGCCCCTGGCCGACACGGTGGGCATTCCCCGCTGGATCATCGTTGCCGCCTATCAGTTTGGCCAGTACGCGATGCTCTACATTGCTCCTACCGGCCTGATCATGGCAACGTTGCAGATGCTCGACATGAAGATGTCGCATTGGTTCCGGTTCGTATGGCCCATGATGGTGTTTACGCTCGTGTTCGGCGCCGTGCTGCTGAGCATTTGCACGATCGTCTTCGCCGTGTAG